In a single window of the Arachis hypogaea cultivar Tifrunner chromosome 6, arahy.Tifrunner.gnm2.J5K5, whole genome shotgun sequence genome:
- the LOC112698046 gene encoding germin-like protein subfamily 1 member 7 yields the protein MKAIYFLVGLLALASSFASAYDPSPLQYFCVALNDTQNAVFVNGNICRDPKVVVAEDFFKHVDPGNVDNKLGSNVTPVSVNELPGLNTLGISLARLDFAPKGLIPPHTHPRATEILTVLEGTLFVGFVTSNQNNTNRLFTKVLNKGDVFVFPIGLIHFQFNVGYGNAVAISGLSSQNPGVITITNTVFGSIPPISPEVLTKAFQVDKKVINYLEKQF from the exons ATGAAAGCAATCTACTTCCTTGTTGGTTTGTTGGCTTTGGCATCCTCTTTTGCATCAGCCTATGATCCCAGTCCACTGCAATATTTCTGTGTGGCTCTCAATGACACCCAAAATGCTG tATTTGTGAATGGAAACATTTGCAGAGACCCTAAAGTTGTAGTAGCTGAAGATTTCTTCAAACATGTAGATCCTGGGAATGTTGACAATAAACTTGGCTCAAACGTGACTCCTGTCAGTGTTAACGAATTACCCGGACTTAACACACTCGGCATATCACTTGCTCGCCTAGATTTTGCACCTAAGGGTTTAATCCCTCCTCACACTCACCCTCGAGCCACAGAGATTTTGACTGTTCTTGAAGGCACTCTCTTTGTTGGATTTGTCACTTCCAATCAAAACAACACCAACCGTCTTTTTACTAAAGTGCTCAACAAGGGTGATGTGTTTGTGTTCCCAATTGGTCTCATTCATTTCCAATTCAACGTCGGTTATGGCAACGCTGTTGCTATTTCTGGTCTTAGCAGTCAGAATCCAGGTGTTATCACAATTACAAATACTGTTTTTGGATCCATTCCACCTATTTCTCCTGAAGTTTTGACTAAAGCTTTTCAAGTGGATAAAAAAGTAATTAACTACCTGGAAAAACAGTTCTGA